In Alkalihalobacterium alkalinitrilicum, a genomic segment contains:
- a CDS encoding acetyl-CoA carboxylase biotin carboxyl carrier protein subunit: protein MSQVTTNMAGNLWKLLVSVGDQVEEGQDVAILESMKMEIPVAAEVTGTVTEVLKQEGDFVDEGEVLIVLE from the coding sequence ATGAGTCAAGTAACTACAAATATGGCAGGTAATCTTTGGAAACTTTTAGTTTCAGTGGGAGATCAAGTGGAAGAAGGGCAGGACGTCGCTATTTTAGAGTCGATGAAAATGGAAATTCCAGTCGCAGCTGAAGTAACTGGAACAGTTACAGAAGTGTTAAAACAAGAAGGTGACTTTGTTGATGAAGGTGAAGTTCTAATTGTTCTTGAATAA
- a CDS encoding hydroxymethylglutaryl-CoA lyase — translation MKFPKNVTLKEVGPRDGLQNEKSFISTEDKVEWINMLSETGLSYIEITSFVHPKWIPALADAVEVAKKINRKQGVTYAALVPNEKGLQRALEANIDEVSIFMSASETHNQKNINKSIEDTFKVLKPVVQEAKENGKTTRGYVSTVFGCPYEQRVSIEQVIKVSEHLFEMGIDELSLGDTIGVGNPVQVQRVLDELLKRFHPDQLAMHFHDTRGTALANILASLDMGITKFDAAVAGLGGCPYAPGASGNVATEDLLYMLNEMNIKSGVNPDHLIQAAQWIEKKVGRTLPSRNLQVVKGSC, via the coding sequence GTGAAATTCCCTAAAAATGTAACCTTGAAGGAAGTTGGACCACGAGATGGACTCCAGAATGAGAAGTCTTTTATTTCTACAGAAGATAAAGTGGAATGGATTAATATGTTGTCTGAAACAGGTCTTTCCTATATTGAAATTACTTCCTTTGTTCATCCAAAGTGGATTCCTGCACTTGCTGACGCTGTTGAAGTTGCAAAAAAAATCAATCGGAAACAAGGAGTCACCTATGCGGCTCTTGTTCCGAATGAAAAAGGGTTACAGCGTGCGTTAGAGGCCAATATCGATGAGGTATCCATATTTATGTCTGCAAGCGAAACACATAATCAAAAAAATATTAATAAATCCATAGAAGATACATTTAAGGTTCTCAAGCCAGTTGTGCAAGAAGCGAAAGAAAATGGAAAAACGACGAGAGGGTATGTATCGACAGTCTTTGGTTGTCCATATGAGCAAAGGGTTTCCATTGAACAAGTTATTAAAGTATCGGAGCACTTATTCGAAATGGGCATTGATGAGTTGTCATTAGGAGATACGATTGGGGTTGGTAATCCTGTCCAAGTCCAACGAGTATTAGACGAATTGTTAAAGCGATTTCATCCTGATCAGCTAGCCATGCACTTTCACGATACGAGAGGAACGGCATTAGCTAATATTTTAGCTTCACTAGATATGGGTATTACGAAATTTGATGCAGCCGTAGCTGGGCTTGGTGGTTGTCCCTATGCTCCAGGTGCATCTGGTAATGTTGCCACAGAGGATTTACTGTATATGCTCAATGAAATGAATATAAAGTCAGGTGTAAATCCAGACCATTTAATTCAAGCCGCACAGTGGATCGAGAAAAAAGTGGGGCGAACGTTACCAAGTCGAAACTTACAAGTTGTAAAAGGAAGCTGTTGA
- a CDS encoding acyl-CoA carboxylase subunit beta, with protein sequence MSFEKELQERIETIKKGGGEKYHQSNAEKGKLFVRERLELLFDDGLDLEDGFFANCTAEGLPADGVVTGIGKINGETVCVMANDSTIKAGSWGARTVEKIIRIQETAEKLNVPMLYLVDSAGARITDQVEMFPGRRGAGRIFYNQVKLSGRVPQVCLLFGPSAAGGAYIPAFCDIVIMVDGNASMYLGSPRMAEMVIGEKVTLEEMGGARMHCSVSGCGDILAKTEQEAIEMTRQYLSYFPANFGEDAPVTEPVAPKTFDKTLEEIIPQNQNAPFNMHDLINRVIDEGTFFEIKKLFAQELITGLARINGQPVGIIANQPRMKGGVLFHDSADKAAKFINLCDAYNIPLLFLADIPGFMIGTKVERAGIIRHGAKMISAMSEATVPKISIIVRKAYGAGLYAMAGPAFEPDCCLALPNAQIAVMGPEAAVNAVYANKIAQLPEEERPDFVAKKREEYKEDIDIYRLASEMVIDGIVPANSLRDELSRRFEAYMSKYVVFTHRKHPVYPV encoded by the coding sequence ATGTCATTTGAAAAAGAGTTGCAAGAACGAATAGAAACGATAAAAAAAGGTGGCGGTGAAAAATATCATCAAAGTAATGCAGAAAAAGGCAAGTTATTCGTTCGTGAACGACTTGAACTTTTGTTTGATGATGGTTTAGATCTAGAAGATGGTTTTTTTGCTAACTGTACAGCAGAAGGGCTACCAGCCGATGGCGTTGTAACAGGAATAGGGAAGATTAATGGGGAAACAGTTTGTGTAATGGCGAATGATTCGACAATCAAAGCGGGTTCTTGGGGAGCAAGAACGGTTGAAAAAATCATTCGCATTCAAGAAACGGCCGAGAAGTTAAATGTACCGATGTTATATCTAGTAGATTCTGCTGGGGCGCGTATTACCGATCAAGTTGAAATGTTTCCAGGACGTCGTGGAGCTGGAAGAATATTTTACAATCAAGTAAAGCTATCTGGACGAGTTCCTCAAGTATGTTTACTATTTGGTCCATCCGCAGCAGGTGGAGCGTATATACCTGCTTTTTGCGATATTGTAATCATGGTTGACGGGAACGCATCTATGTACTTAGGGTCACCACGTATGGCGGAAATGGTAATCGGTGAAAAAGTGACATTAGAAGAAATGGGTGGAGCGAGAATGCACTGCTCTGTATCTGGTTGCGGTGATATTTTAGCGAAAACTGAACAAGAAGCTATCGAGATGACTAGACAGTATTTGTCTTATTTTCCAGCCAATTTTGGTGAAGACGCGCCTGTCACAGAACCTGTTGCACCAAAAACTTTTGATAAAACATTAGAGGAGATTATTCCACAAAACCAAAACGCGCCATTCAATATGCATGATCTTATCAATCGTGTGATTGATGAAGGAACGTTTTTTGAAATCAAAAAACTGTTTGCTCAAGAATTGATTACAGGATTAGCAAGAATAAACGGTCAACCTGTAGGGATCATTGCTAATCAGCCAAGGATGAAGGGTGGGGTCCTATTCCACGATTCTGCTGATAAAGCAGCTAAGTTTATTAACTTATGCGATGCATATAACATTCCTTTACTATTCTTAGCTGATATTCCAGGATTTATGATTGGTACAAAGGTAGAGCGTGCAGGAATTATTCGCCATGGGGCAAAAATGATTTCTGCGATGAGTGAAGCGACGGTACCGAAGATTTCAATCATTGTCCGTAAAGCATATGGAGCCGGATTGTATGCTATGGCTGGTCCAGCTTTTGAACCTGACTGTTGCTTAGCACTTCCGAATGCTCAAATTGCTGTTATGGGTCCAGAAGCAGCAGTAAATGCTGTTTACGCAAATAAAATTGCACAGCTACCAGAAGAAGAAAGACCAGATTTTGTGGCGAAAAAACGTGAAGAGTATAAAGAAGATATTGATATTTATCGATTAGCTTCAGAAATGGTAATTGATGGGATTGTACCTGCCAATTCGTTACGAGATGAATTATCGCGACGTTTTGAAGCGTATATGTCGAAATACGTAGTGTTCACTCACCGTAAACATCCAGTATACCCAGTGTAA
- a CDS encoding enoyl-CoA hydratase, with protein sequence MEKKVVLVIDETGVAHITLDRPEAANALSLQMLYELHEAIQEVKFNPEVRCVVIKASGEKVFCAGADLKERAGMEPVQVKRTVSLIQGNINDIEALPQPVICALNGSAFGGGLELALACDIRIAADHIKVGLTETSLAIIPGAGGTQRLPRLIGKGKAKELIYTARRVDAYEAEKIGLVEYVVSLENLDEKVNEITTLIAKNGPVALQQAKYAIDKGLEVDLQTGLAIERKAYEVTIPTKDRIEGLTAFKEKRTPKYTGE encoded by the coding sequence TTGGAAAAAAAAGTAGTGCTGGTGATTGACGAGACTGGTGTAGCTCACATTACTCTTGATCGTCCTGAAGCAGCAAATGCTCTTTCCCTGCAAATGTTATATGAGTTACATGAAGCCATTCAAGAAGTGAAATTTAACCCTGAAGTTCGATGTGTTGTCATAAAAGCTTCAGGAGAAAAAGTTTTTTGTGCTGGAGCTGATCTTAAAGAGCGTGCTGGAATGGAACCTGTTCAAGTAAAACGAACGGTATCGCTCATCCAAGGAAATATAAATGATATTGAAGCTCTTCCACAACCTGTTATTTGTGCATTAAATGGAAGTGCATTTGGTGGTGGGCTAGAACTTGCCTTGGCATGCGATATTCGAATTGCAGCTGACCACATTAAGGTTGGACTAACAGAAACTTCACTTGCCATCATCCCAGGGGCTGGAGGAACACAGCGTCTGCCTCGCCTCATTGGAAAAGGAAAAGCAAAAGAGCTCATCTATACAGCTAGACGGGTTGATGCGTATGAAGCTGAAAAAATTGGCTTAGTTGAATATGTCGTTTCTTTAGAAAACCTAGACGAAAAAGTGAATGAAATAACTACACTTATTGCAAAAAACGGACCTGTTGCCTTGCAGCAAGCAAAATATGCCATTGATAAAGGGTTAGAGGTCGATCTACAAACAGGATTAGCGATAGAACGAAAAGCATATGAGGTAACTATTCCAACAAAAGACCGAATAGAGGGGCTAACTGCTTTTAAAGAAAAACGTACCCCTAAATACACTGGAGAATAA